In Helianthus annuus cultivar XRQ/B chromosome 8, HanXRQr2.0-SUNRISE, whole genome shotgun sequence, a single genomic region encodes these proteins:
- the LOC110870250 gene encoding protein GRAVITROPIC IN THE LIGHT 1, with protein MEGVIKPTKSSSNISEIVSKFAKVCKFRSIGVFSSENPNHLQLQNHKFCNDVKELVDVVGNVDSDCAKVVVPDAIEVCSKGNWSGHDEISKLFDVMSELKLAYVQLQEAHIPYDPDKIRTADELVLSNLDKLCKVRRAFKEKQFQKSNSLSACLNVLRAEIKAQERLLERLKAQAKKKDVEISYLKREFQDLDGKNKLLVEEIKRREREAIKRLNLSSVDNVVKEVSKGIHDFAKPLIALMKASGWDLDEAANSIQDSVVYSVRSHKKYAFEAYISRRMFYGFSMKSQNADDVLKFNDPVDVLTEDPNGNFAEFCRTKYLLIVHPRIEASFFGNLDQRNFVSSGKHPITPFYQLFVKMARWVWLLQGIAASDPESEMFAVNRGTEFSDDYMESIEGLSDEQRGRYKVELMIMPGFRIGDKLFKSRVYLSKLDYAS; from the coding sequence ATGGAAGGTGTGATTAAACCTACAAAGTCTTCATCTAACATATCGGAAATCGTGTCGAAATTTGCTAAAGTTTGTAAGTTTAGGTCTATTGGAGTGTTTTCATCTGAAAACCCTAATCATTTACAGTTACAGAACCATAAGTTCTGTAATGATGTGAAAGAGTTGGTTGATGTGGTTGGAAATGTTGATTCTGATTGCGCAAAAGTTGTTGTTCCCGATGCGATTGAAGTGTGTAGTAAAGGTAATTGGTCGGGTCATGATGAGATCTCGAAGCTGTTCGATGTAATGTCTGAACTAAAGTTGGCGTATGTTCAGCTTCAAGAAGCGCATATTCCGTATGACCCGGATAAGATTAGAACGGCTGACGAGCTTGTGTTATCGAATCTTGATAAATTATGTAAGGTTAGGCGTGCATTTAAGGAGAAGCAGTTTCAGAAATCGAACTCGCTTTCTGCGTGTTTAAATGTTCTACGAGCGGAAATTAAGGCTCAGGAGAGATTGTTAGAAAGGTTAAAGGCGCAAGCGAAGAAGAAAGATGTTGAAATAAGCTATTTGAAAAGAGAGTTTCAGGATTTGGATGGGAAAAACAAGTTGTTAGTGGAAGAAATTAAGCGTAGAGAAAGAGAAGCTATAAAGCGGTTGAATTTGTCTTCTGTTGACAACGTTGTTAAGGAGGTTTCAAAGGGTATTCATGATTTTGCTAAACCGTTGATTGCGTTAATGAAGGCTTCTGGATGGGATCTAGATGAAGCTGCAAATTCGATCCAAGATTCGGTTGTGTACTCGGTTAGATCTCATAAGAAATACGCGTTCGAAGCTTACATTTCAAGGAGAATGTTCTATGGATTTTCTATGAAATCCCAAAATGCTGATGATGTTTTGAAGTTTAACGATCCTGTTGATGTTCTAACAGAAGACCCAAACGGTAACTTTGCTGAATTCTGCAGAACCAAGTATTTATTAATAGTTCATCCAAGAATCGAAGCTTCGTTTTTCGGAAATCTTGACCAGAGGAACTTTGTGTCTAGTGGAAAGCATCCGATAACACCGTTTTACCAATTATTTGTCAAAATGGCGAGGTGGGTTTGGCTTCTTCAGGGTATTGCGGCTTCAGATCCAGAAAGTGAAATGTTTGCAGTGAATCGTGGAACCGAATTCTCTGATGATTATATGGAGAGTATTGAGGGATTGTCAGATGAGCAACGTGGAAGGTATAAAGTTGAGTTGATGATCATGCCTGGATTTAGAATCGGGGATAAATTATTCAAATCTCGAGTTTATCTTTCGAAACTCGACTACGCTTCCTAA